Proteins encoded in a region of the Catenulispora sp. EB89 genome:
- a CDS encoding nitrilase-related carbon-nitrogen hydrolase, whose product MTIRIATVQFEPRPADKTYNLARVEHFAAAAAEDAVQLIAFPELCLVGNRHLTKLSEEELRDIAEPEDGTSIAAIRKLSQQLGIGIAVGLLTEREGRLFNAYAVCLPDGDVHIHRKLHTAGYNGISDGDGFTVFDTPWGVRLGVLICFDNNIVENVRATALLGAQVLLAPHQTGGTHTIVPFGENPLPLSLWESRAADPDAVREAFAGPTGRHWLQLHLPARAHDNGLFIVFSNGVGRDDDEVRTGAAMVVDPCGRIIAESRAIGDDMVSADVDLDLVSGSVGRWWMKARRPELYQDALAAPTAPATPTAARSSTPAD is encoded by the coding sequence ATGACGATCAGAATCGCCACCGTCCAGTTCGAGCCCCGCCCCGCCGACAAGACCTACAACCTCGCCCGCGTCGAGCACTTCGCCGCCGCCGCGGCCGAAGACGCCGTCCAGCTCATCGCCTTCCCCGAACTGTGCCTGGTCGGGAACCGGCACCTGACCAAACTGTCGGAAGAAGAACTGCGCGATATCGCAGAACCCGAAGACGGCACCTCGATCGCCGCCATCAGAAAGCTGTCACAACAGCTCGGTATCGGCATCGCGGTCGGACTGCTCACCGAGCGCGAAGGCCGGCTGTTCAACGCCTACGCGGTCTGCCTCCCGGACGGCGACGTCCACATCCACCGCAAGCTGCACACCGCCGGCTACAACGGGATCTCCGATGGGGACGGCTTCACCGTCTTCGACACCCCCTGGGGCGTCCGCCTCGGCGTCCTGATCTGCTTCGACAACAACATCGTGGAGAACGTCCGCGCCACCGCGCTGCTCGGCGCGCAGGTCCTGCTGGCGCCGCACCAGACCGGTGGGACGCACACGATCGTCCCCTTCGGCGAGAACCCGCTCCCGCTGTCGCTGTGGGAGAGCCGCGCCGCCGACCCCGACGCGGTCCGCGAGGCGTTCGCGGGCCCGACCGGACGCCACTGGCTCCAGCTCCACCTCCCCGCCCGAGCCCACGACAACGGCCTGTTCATCGTGTTCAGCAACGGCGTCGGGCGCGACGACGACGAGGTGCGCACCGGCGCCGCGATGGTCGTCGACCCCTGCGGCCGGATCATCGCCGAGAGCCGGGCGATCGGGGACGACATGGTCAGCGCCGACGTCGATCTGGATCTGGTCTCCGGCTCGGTCGGACGGTGGTGGATGAAAGCGAGGCGGCCGGAGCTCTACCAGGATGCCCTGGCCGCCCCGACCGCCCCAGCTACCCCGACCGCCGCGCGATCCAGTACGCCGGCCGACTAG
- a CDS encoding rhamnulokinase family protein: MSEAMKAVAAVAAVDLGASSGRVMVGRVGRDTLTLDEAHRFANRPVRVGGTLHWDVLALYQGIVDGLRSAGQVASVGVDSWAVDYGLLDADGALLGNPVHYRDARTEGIAHRVWQTVPPETLYAVTGIQYAPFNTLYQLIAAQGSAALAAARQALLIPDLMGYWLTGVAGTELTNASTTQLLDAASRTWSAELAERLGVDVALFPALRKPGSRIGDLLPAVLEEAGLRGPIPVTAVASHDTASAVVAVPAAGERFAYISTGTWSLAGLELERPVLSEASRLANFTNEAGIDGTVRYLRNIMGLWLLQECLREWEVDLPSLLAAAADLPPLRSVIDAADPAFLAPGHMPDRIREACRATGQPIPSTPPEITRCILDSLALAHRRAIEDAQRLADHPVDVVHIVGGGVHNTLLCQLTADACGLPVVAGPAEAAALGNVLVQARALGLVGDLAEMRALLARTQKLTRYEPAGDRRAWDLAATRLNS, encoded by the coding sequence ATGAGCGAGGCGATGAAGGCGGTCGCGGCGGTCGCGGCGGTCGACTTGGGCGCGTCGAGCGGACGCGTCATGGTCGGCCGCGTCGGCCGGGACACTCTGACCCTGGACGAGGCGCACCGGTTCGCGAATCGTCCGGTGCGCGTCGGGGGGACGCTGCACTGGGACGTTCTGGCGCTGTATCAGGGGATTGTCGACGGGCTGCGCTCCGCCGGTCAGGTCGCCTCGGTGGGCGTCGACAGCTGGGCCGTGGACTACGGGCTCCTCGACGCCGACGGTGCGCTGCTCGGGAACCCGGTGCACTATCGCGATGCGCGGACAGAGGGGATCGCGCATCGGGTGTGGCAGACGGTGCCGCCCGAGACGCTGTACGCGGTGACCGGGATCCAGTACGCGCCGTTCAACACGCTGTATCAGCTCATCGCGGCACAGGGTTCGGCCGCGCTGGCCGCGGCTCGGCAGGCGCTGCTGATCCCGGACCTGATGGGGTACTGGCTGACCGGCGTCGCGGGCACGGAGCTCACCAACGCCTCCACCACGCAGCTGCTCGACGCGGCGAGCAGGACGTGGTCGGCCGAGCTGGCCGAACGGCTCGGGGTGGACGTCGCGCTCTTCCCGGCGCTGCGGAAGCCGGGCTCGCGAATCGGCGACCTGCTGCCCGCGGTACTGGAGGAGGCCGGACTGCGCGGCCCGATCCCGGTGACGGCGGTGGCCTCGCACGACACGGCCTCGGCGGTGGTCGCGGTGCCGGCGGCGGGGGAACGCTTCGCATACATCAGTACCGGAACATGGTCGCTGGCCGGACTGGAGCTGGAGCGGCCGGTGCTGAGCGAGGCGAGCCGGCTCGCGAACTTCACGAACGAGGCGGGGATCGACGGCACGGTTCGGTACCTGCGCAACATCATGGGGCTGTGGCTGCTGCAGGAGTGCCTGCGGGAGTGGGAAGTCGACCTGCCGTCTCTCCTCGCAGCCGCCGCCGACCTCCCGCCCCTGCGCTCGGTGATCGACGCCGCCGATCCCGCCTTCCTCGCCCCGGGCCACATGCCCGACCGCATCCGCGAAGCCTGCCGCGCTACCGGCCAGCCCATCCCGTCTACGCCCCCGGAGATCACCCGATGCATCCTCGACTCCCTCGCCCTGGCCCACCGCCGCGCGATCGAGGACGCGCAGCGCCTCGCTGACCACCCCGTCGACGTCGTGCACATCGTCGGCGGCGGCGTCCACAACACCCTGCTGTGCCAGCTCACCGCCGACGCCTGCGGCCTCCCGGTCGTTGCAGGCCCGGCCGAGGCGGCGGCGCTGGGGAACGTGCTGGTCCAGGCGCGTGCGCTCGGCCTGGTCGGCGACCTCGCCGAGATGCGCGCGCTGCTGGCACGCACCCAAAAGCTCACCCGCTACGAACCCGCGGGCGATCGCCGGGCGTGGGACCTGGCAGCCACGCGCCTGAATTCGTAG
- a CDS encoding YdeI family protein, with translation MDVLEFRDATEWDTWLTAHGADAPEAWLRIGKRRSGLELISIEDALEVVLCHGWIDGLRRSLDEASFLQRYSPRTKRSPWSRINATMAERLIADARMTPAGLAAIDAARVDGRWPDGEAPRP, from the coding sequence ATGGACGTCCTCGAATTCCGCGACGCGACCGAGTGGGACACCTGGCTGACCGCGCACGGCGCCGACGCCCCCGAGGCCTGGCTCCGCATCGGCAAGCGGCGCTCCGGCCTGGAGCTGATCAGCATCGAGGACGCGCTGGAAGTGGTGCTCTGCCACGGCTGGATCGACGGACTCCGCCGGTCACTGGACGAAGCGTCCTTCCTGCAACGCTACTCACCGCGCACGAAGCGCAGCCCCTGGTCCCGGATCAACGCGACGATGGCTGAGCGCCTGATCGCCGATGCGCGGATGACCCCCGCCGGGCTCGCGGCGATCGACGCGGCGCGAGTCGACGGCCGGTGGCCTGATGGAGAGGCACCAAGGCCCTAG
- a CDS encoding PfkB family carbohydrate kinase: MESAAPQRVVVVGSINVDEVLGVAELPAPGETVLGRERATGLGGKGANQAVAAAVAGTGAGAGSGVALFGAVGADARGAGALEELAKYGVDTARVATLDDVATGRALVILSEAGENEIIVVGGANQALDVGTLTRDVLRDAAAVALQGEVAPEVNRAALRLAAELGVRAVVNLAPVQDLGGDLAQADPLVVNEIEAGQLIGAELATVQDVTAAAPRLRALARSVLVTLGASGAVLITPEALDHVPAPRPDRVVDTTGAGDALVGVLAAALAQGFELRAAVQRAVRAASLSVTEVGAAASYEAFRGRLDEGAVTP, from the coding sequence GTGGAGAGTGCGGCGCCGCAGCGCGTGGTCGTGGTCGGCAGCATCAACGTCGACGAGGTGCTGGGGGTCGCGGAGTTGCCGGCGCCGGGGGAGACGGTGCTCGGGCGGGAGCGGGCGACCGGGCTTGGTGGGAAGGGTGCGAATCAGGCGGTGGCAGCTGCAGTTGCCGGCACTGGGGCTGGGGCCGGATCCGGGGTCGCGCTTTTCGGAGCGGTCGGCGCGGACGCGCGCGGCGCGGGGGCGCTGGAGGAGCTGGCCAAGTACGGGGTCGACACGGCGAGGGTGGCGACGCTCGACGACGTGGCCACCGGCCGTGCGCTGGTGATACTGAGTGAGGCCGGGGAGAACGAGATCATCGTGGTCGGCGGAGCGAATCAGGCCTTGGATGTCGGGACCCTGACTCGCGATGTGCTGCGCGATGCGGCGGCGGTGGCGCTGCAAGGCGAGGTGGCGCCCGAGGTGAACCGTGCCGCGCTGCGGTTGGCGGCGGAGCTCGGGGTGCGGGCGGTGGTGAACCTCGCGCCGGTTCAGGACCTGGGCGGCGACCTCGCGCAGGCGGATCCGTTGGTGGTCAACGAGATCGAGGCCGGTCAGCTCATCGGTGCCGAGCTGGCGACCGTGCAGGACGTCACCGCCGCGGCGCCGCGGCTGCGCGCGCTGGCACGCTCGGTCTTGGTGACGCTTGGCGCGTCGGGGGCCGTCCTCATCACTCCCGAAGCGCTCGACCACGTCCCCGCGCCACGGCCCGACCGGGTCGTCGACACCACCGGCGCGGGCGACGCGCTGGTCGGCGTCCTCGCCGCCGCGCTCGCGCAGGGCTTCGAACTGCGTGCGGCGGTGCAGCGCGCGGTGCGGGCGGCGAGTCTTTCGGTCACGGAGGTCGGGGCGGCCGCGAGCTACGAGGCGTTTCGGGGGCGGCTGGATGAGGGGGCTGTCACGCCTTAG
- a CDS encoding bifunctional aldolase/short-chain dehydrogenase codes for MSESFTDDAVVALVARSNRLGADPRNTNYAGGNTSAKGSVTDPVTGGDVELLWVKGSGGDLGTLTPAGLAVLRLDRLRALVDVYPGVEHEDEMVAAFDFCLHGKGGAAPSIDTAMHGLVDAAHVDHLHPDSGIALACAADGEKLTAECFGDAVVWVPWRRPGFQLGLDIAAIKAAHPQAIGCVLGGHGITAWGATSEECEANSLRIIRTAEAFLAERGVAEPFGPVVAGFEPLAPDERGARAAALAPYVSALASADRPQVGHFTDAEVVLDFLARAEHPRLAALGTSCPDHFLRTKVRPLVLDLPPAAPVEDAVARLAELHAAYRTEYEAYYRRHASPDSPPMRGADPAIVLVPGVGMFSFGRDKQTARVAGEFYVNAINVMRGAEAVSTYAPIEESEKFRIEYWALEEAKLARMPKPKPLATRVAVVTGAGSGIGRAIAHRLVAEGACVVVADRDGAAAESVAAELGGADRAVAVTVDVTSEEQIAAAFDAAVLAFGGVDLVVNNAGISISKPLLETTSADWDRQHDIMARGSFLVSREAARVMAAQGRGGDIVYVVSKNAVFAGPNNIAYSAAKADQAHQVRLLAAELGEHGIRVNGVNPDGVVRGSGIFAGGWGAQRAATYGIPEEKLGEFYAQRTILKREVLPEHVANAVFAIVGRDLTHTTGLLVPVDAGVAAAFLR; via the coding sequence ATGAGCGAGAGTTTCACCGACGACGCAGTGGTCGCCCTGGTCGCCCGGTCGAACCGGCTCGGCGCCGATCCCCGGAACACGAACTACGCCGGCGGCAACACCTCGGCGAAGGGCAGCGTGACCGATCCGGTGACCGGCGGCGACGTCGAGCTGTTGTGGGTCAAGGGTTCCGGCGGCGATCTGGGCACGCTGACGCCGGCCGGGCTGGCCGTGCTCCGGCTGGACCGGCTGCGCGCCCTGGTCGACGTCTACCCCGGGGTCGAGCACGAGGACGAGATGGTCGCGGCGTTCGACTTCTGCCTGCACGGCAAGGGCGGGGCCGCACCCTCGATCGACACCGCCATGCACGGGCTCGTCGACGCCGCGCACGTCGATCATCTGCACCCTGATTCGGGCATCGCGCTGGCGTGCGCGGCCGACGGGGAGAAGCTGACGGCCGAATGCTTCGGCGACGCCGTGGTGTGGGTTCCCTGGCGGCGTCCCGGTTTCCAGCTCGGTCTGGACATCGCGGCGATCAAGGCCGCCCATCCGCAGGCGATCGGCTGCGTCCTCGGCGGGCACGGGATCACGGCCTGGGGCGCGACGTCCGAGGAGTGCGAGGCCAACTCGCTGCGGATCATCCGGACCGCCGAGGCGTTCCTGGCCGAGCGCGGCGTCGCCGAGCCGTTCGGCCCGGTGGTCGCCGGGTTCGAGCCCCTGGCGCCGGACGAGCGGGGGGCCCGGGCCGCCGCGCTCGCGCCGTATGTCAGTGCCCTGGCTTCGGCGGACCGGCCGCAGGTCGGGCACTTCACCGACGCCGAGGTGGTGCTGGACTTCCTGGCCCGCGCCGAGCATCCGCGGCTGGCCGCCCTCGGCACGTCGTGCCCGGACCACTTCCTGCGCACCAAGGTGCGGCCGCTGGTGCTGGACCTGCCGCCGGCCGCGCCGGTCGAGGACGCGGTCGCGCGGCTGGCCGAGCTGCACGCCGCCTACCGGACCGAATACGAGGCCTACTACCGTCGGCATGCGAGCCCTGATTCGCCGCCGATGCGCGGCGCCGATCCGGCGATCGTGCTGGTCCCCGGGGTCGGGATGTTCTCCTTCGGGCGGGACAAGCAGACCGCGCGGGTCGCCGGGGAGTTCTACGTCAACGCGATCAACGTGATGCGCGGCGCCGAGGCGGTGTCGACGTACGCGCCGATCGAGGAGTCGGAGAAGTTCCGGATCGAGTACTGGGCGCTGGAGGAGGCCAAGCTGGCGCGGATGCCGAAGCCCAAGCCGCTGGCCACGCGGGTGGCGGTGGTGACCGGCGCGGGGTCCGGGATCGGCAGGGCGATCGCGCACCGGCTGGTCGCCGAGGGCGCGTGCGTTGTGGTCGCCGACCGGGACGGCGCGGCGGCCGAGTCCGTGGCCGCGGAGCTCGGCGGCGCGGACCGGGCGGTCGCGGTGACCGTGGACGTGACGTCCGAGGAGCAGATCGCGGCCGCGTTCGACGCGGCGGTGCTCGCGTTCGGGGGCGTGGACCTGGTGGTCAACAACGCCGGCATCTCCATCTCCAAGCCGTTGCTGGAGACCACGAGCGCGGACTGGGACCGGCAGCACGACATCATGGCCCGCGGGTCGTTCTTGGTGTCGCGGGAGGCGGCGCGGGTGATGGCGGCGCAGGGGCGGGGCGGGGACATCGTGTACGTGGTGTCGAAGAACGCTGTGTTCGCCGGGCCGAACAACATCGCGTACTCCGCGGCGAAGGCCGACCAGGCGCACCAGGTGCGGCTGCTGGCGGCAGAGCTGGGGGAGCACGGGATCCGGGTGAACGGCGTGAACCCCGACGGCGTGGTGCGCGGGTCGGGGATCTTCGCCGGCGGGTGGGGCGCGCAGCGTGCGGCGACGTACGGGATTCCGGAGGAGAAGCTGGGTGAGTTCTATGCGCAGCGCACGATTCTCAAGCGGGAGGTGCTGCCGGAGCATGTCGCGAACGCGGTGTTCGCGATCGTCGGCAGGGATCTGACGCACACCACGGGGCTGCTGGTGCCGGTGGACGCCGGGGTGGCGGCGGCTTTTCTGCGATGA
- the rhaI gene encoding L-rhamnose isomerase has protein sequence MPDPSAVKAALQAQEIETPSWGFANSGTRFKVFAQAGVPRDPFEKLADAAQVHAVTGVAPLVSLHIPWDRVDDYAALAAHAADLGVRIGMINSNTFQDDDYKLGSVAHPEPAVRRKAVEHLLDCVDIMDATGSDSLKLWFADGTNYPGQDDIVARQDRLFEALSQVYERLGDNQRMVLEYKLFEPAFYTTDVPDWGTSYAHCLKLGPKAKVVVDTGHHAPGTNIEFIVAFLLREGKLGAFDFNSRFYADDDLMVGAADPFQLFRILHEVAKNGGFDRATGVAFMLDQCHNIEAKIPAMIRSVMNVQEATAKALLVDLPALREAQAAGDVLGAHSVLMDAYDTDVRPLLREVREELGLGPDPVAAYKATGYAEKIAAERVGGVQAGWGA, from the coding sequence ATGCCCGACCCGTCGGCTGTGAAGGCCGCTCTGCAGGCCCAGGAGATCGAGACCCCGTCCTGGGGCTTCGCGAACTCAGGCACCCGGTTCAAGGTCTTCGCGCAGGCCGGGGTACCGCGGGACCCGTTCGAGAAGCTGGCCGACGCCGCGCAGGTGCACGCCGTCACCGGGGTCGCGCCGCTGGTGTCGCTGCACATCCCCTGGGACCGCGTCGACGACTACGCCGCGCTGGCCGCGCACGCCGCGGATCTGGGCGTTCGGATCGGGATGATCAACTCCAACACCTTCCAGGACGACGACTACAAGCTGGGCTCCGTGGCGCATCCGGAACCGGCGGTGCGGCGCAAGGCCGTCGAGCACCTGCTGGACTGCGTCGACATCATGGACGCCACCGGCTCGGACAGTCTCAAGCTGTGGTTCGCCGACGGCACCAACTACCCGGGCCAGGACGACATCGTGGCCCGCCAGGACCGGCTCTTCGAGGCGCTGTCGCAGGTCTACGAACGGCTCGGCGACAACCAGCGGATGGTGCTGGAGTACAAGCTCTTCGAGCCGGCCTTCTACACGACGGACGTCCCGGACTGGGGCACGTCCTACGCGCACTGCCTGAAGCTGGGGCCCAAGGCGAAAGTCGTCGTGGACACCGGGCACCACGCGCCGGGGACCAACATCGAGTTCATCGTCGCCTTCCTGCTGCGCGAGGGGAAGCTCGGCGCGTTCGACTTCAACTCCCGCTTCTACGCCGACGACGACCTGATGGTCGGCGCCGCGGATCCCTTCCAGCTCTTCCGGATCCTGCACGAGGTGGCCAAGAACGGCGGCTTCGACCGGGCCACCGGCGTGGCCTTCATGCTCGACCAGTGCCACAACATCGAGGCCAAGATCCCGGCGATGATCCGCTCGGTGATGAACGTGCAGGAGGCCACGGCCAAGGCGTTGCTGGTGGACCTGCCCGCGCTGCGCGAGGCGCAGGCCGCCGGGGACGTGCTCGGCGCGCATTCGGTGCTGATGGACGCCTACGACACCGACGTGCGTCCGCTGCTGCGCGAAGTCCGCGAGGAGCTGGGGCTCGGGCCGGATCCGGTGGCCGCGTACAAGGCGACCGGGTACGCGGAGAAGATCGCCGCCGAGCGGGTCGGCGGCGTGCAGGCGGGATGGGGAGCTTGA
- a CDS encoding sensor histidine kinase: MLRMHDAAKPLASIPPLVLDLAIAAGATWLAVAAAVRPHASLVAHAGRHIDAVAVTLIVAMGVALVLRRRFPLSVLGISAALVAVFEACGYRLGLAQAGLLLAMFTVGALRGRPWAALAAGVTYAELLFDHLYSWSGSNTWISIGTAMWVGAVAIIADGARRLADSRALMTAYKEQEQRKHRDREQRAVLLERIRIARELHDVTAHHLSVIAVQAGVARFVLDKEPDTADQALRAISEVGSEGLAELRRLISLLRPDDDEGARAQTSDPPAPGIAQLPVLIERVGLSGTPSRYTVAGRQRSLPAGKELCVYRVVQESLTNVLKHAPGSSVEVRLEYDVDSVRVTINDTGTHPVSTRRAGIPAAAITQAARHSGSGVGLTGMRERAALYGGELSAGRTPDGGFEVALTLPVDVEMVEVEEDAAVAAGAEVGVGAVAG, from the coding sequence ATGCTCCGCATGCACGACGCCGCCAAACCCCTGGCGTCGATACCCCCGCTCGTCCTCGACCTCGCCATCGCCGCCGGCGCCACCTGGCTCGCCGTGGCGGCCGCGGTCCGGCCGCACGCCTCGCTCGTCGCGCACGCCGGCCGGCACATCGACGCCGTCGCCGTCACCCTGATCGTCGCGATGGGCGTCGCCCTGGTGCTCCGCCGCCGCTTCCCCTTATCGGTGCTGGGAATCAGCGCGGCACTGGTCGCCGTGTTCGAGGCGTGCGGCTACCGCCTGGGACTGGCGCAGGCCGGACTGCTGCTCGCGATGTTCACGGTGGGGGCACTGCGGGGGCGGCCCTGGGCGGCACTGGCGGCCGGGGTGACCTACGCGGAGCTCCTGTTCGACCACCTCTATTCGTGGTCGGGCTCGAACACCTGGATCTCCATCGGCACCGCGATGTGGGTCGGAGCCGTCGCGATCATCGCCGACGGCGCGCGGCGGCTGGCGGACAGCCGGGCGCTGATGACCGCGTACAAGGAGCAGGAGCAGCGCAAGCACCGCGACCGCGAGCAGCGCGCGGTGCTGCTGGAGCGGATCCGCATCGCGCGGGAGCTGCACGACGTGACGGCGCACCACCTGTCGGTGATCGCGGTACAGGCCGGCGTCGCGCGCTTCGTCCTGGACAAGGAGCCGGACACCGCCGACCAGGCACTGCGCGCGATATCAGAGGTCGGCAGCGAGGGACTGGCGGAACTGCGACGCCTCATCAGCCTCCTGCGACCCGACGACGACGAAGGCGCCCGCGCCCAGACCTCCGACCCGCCGGCCCCGGGCATCGCGCAGCTCCCGGTGCTGATCGAGCGCGTCGGCCTGTCCGGCACACCGTCGCGGTACACGGTGGCCGGACGGCAGCGTTCCCTGCCGGCGGGGAAGGAGCTGTGCGTCTACCGCGTGGTGCAGGAGTCGCTGACGAACGTGCTGAAGCACGCGCCGGGCTCGTCGGTCGAGGTCCGGTTGGAGTACGACGTGGACTCGGTGCGCGTCACCATCAACGACACGGGAACCCACCCCGTCTCCACCCGCCGAGCCGGCATCCCGGCCGCGGCGATCACGCAGGCGGCGCGCCACAGCGGCTCCGGCGTGGGCCTGACCGGCATGCGCGAGCGCGCGGCGCTGTACGGCGGTGAGTTGTCGGCCGGGCGGACGCCGGACGGCGGGTTCGAGGTGGCGCTGACGCTGCCGGTGGATGTGGAGATGGTGGAGGTCGAGGAGGACGCCGCGGTCGCTGCGGGAGCTGAGGTCGGGGTAGGCGCTGTGGCCGGCTGA
- a CDS encoding LacI family DNA-binding transcriptional regulator, whose protein sequence is MAKKTVGISDVAREAGVSVGTVSNSFNRPDSVAPETRARILAVVERLGYVRSESARQLRTGTSRIVALLVLDLANPFFVEVANGAERAARAAGLGVMVCTSAQSPSEEAEYIGLFTEQQVRGVLVIPADPTGHSLEPLRRQGIPYVVVDRLVEDAEVCSVSVDDVVGGRLAVEHLLTQGHRRIAYISGPPHLQQIRDRRTGALDAIAAAGLPPETLHELPTAHMTIAAGRDAAARLLGLADRPTAVFCANDLLALGLEQALYAAGVKVPEEVAIVGYDDIEFASAVAVPLTSVRQPAAEMGRLAARMLLAEADAPGEDGSDGSGDGGDDGRGGRSGHEHRAVVLQPELVVRTSSLHRVG, encoded by the coding sequence GTGGCCAAGAAGACAGTCGGGATCTCGGACGTCGCCCGCGAAGCCGGCGTGTCCGTCGGCACGGTGTCGAACAGCTTCAACCGCCCGGACTCGGTGGCGCCGGAGACCCGCGCGCGCATCCTGGCGGTGGTCGAGCGCCTGGGCTACGTCCGCAGCGAATCGGCGCGCCAGCTGCGCACCGGCACCAGCCGCATCGTCGCCCTGCTGGTCCTGGACCTGGCGAACCCGTTCTTCGTGGAGGTCGCCAACGGCGCCGAGCGCGCGGCCCGCGCCGCCGGCCTCGGCGTGATGGTGTGCACCAGCGCGCAGTCCCCGTCGGAGGAGGCGGAGTACATCGGGCTGTTCACCGAACAGCAGGTCCGCGGCGTCCTGGTGATCCCCGCCGACCCGACCGGACACTCGCTGGAACCCCTGCGCCGCCAGGGGATCCCGTACGTCGTGGTGGACCGCCTGGTCGAGGACGCCGAGGTCTGCTCGGTGTCGGTGGACGACGTGGTCGGCGGCCGCCTCGCGGTCGAGCACCTGCTGACCCAGGGCCACCGCCGCATCGCCTACATCAGCGGACCCCCGCACCTGCAACAGATCCGCGACCGCCGCACCGGCGCCCTCGACGCGATCGCCGCCGCCGGCCTCCCCCCGGAAACCCTCCACGAACTCCCGACGGCCCACATGACCATCGCCGCCGGCCGCGACGCCGCCGCCCGCCTCCTCGGCCTGGCCGACCGCCCGACCGCCGTGTTCTGCGCGAACGACCTCCTGGCCCTCGGCCTGGAGCAGGCACTGTACGCGGCGGGGGTGAAGGTGCCGGAGGAGGTGGCGATCGTCGGCTACGACGACATCGAGTTCGCCTCAGCGGTCGCGGTGCCGCTGACCTCGGTACGGCAGCCGGCCGCAGAGATGGGGCGACTGGCGGCGCGGATGCTGCTGGCCGAGGCCGACGCGCCGGGCGAGGACGGGAGCGACGGCAGCGGGGACGGCGGGGACGACGGCCGCGGCGGCAGGAGTGGGCACGAGCATCGCGCGGTGGTGTTGCAGCCGGAGCTGGTGGTGCGGACGTCGAGCTTGCATCGGGTGGGGTAG